The segment ACGTCAATCCGGCGGTCGTCGAAACCCTGCAAAACGGCGGTTTGCACATTCAGGAGCCGGGTCTGCGGACCATCGTCCAGGCGGCTTTCCAATCCGGCAACCTTGTCATCCAACCGCAACCCTCCGAGGCCGACGCCTTCATCATCGCCGTGCCGACGCCGATCCATGAGGACAAAACGGCCGATCTCTCCTGCGTCGCCTCCGCCGCCGAATCGATCCGGCCGCATCTGCGCAGGGGGAATTTGGTAGTCCTCGAATCCACTTCGCCGCCGCGCACCACCCAGGACGTCGTCCGGCCGATTCTCGAAAAGACCGGCTTGGCCGCCGGGCGGGATTTTCTGTTGGCTTATTCGCCGGAGCGGGTTCTGCCGGGGCAGATCCTGCGCGAACTGATCGAAAACGCGCGCGTGATCGGCGGGATCGACCGGGGTTCGGCCGAGGCGGGGCGCGATCTCTATGCGCTGTTCGTCCGCGGCGAAATCATCCTGACCGACGCGGCCACCGCCGAAACCGTCAAGCTCATGGAAAACACCTTCCGCGACGTGAACATCGCGCTGGCCAACGAGTTTCTGCGGTTGGCCGAGCGTTCCGGCGTGGACGTGTGGGAAGCCATCGCCGCGGCCAACCGCCACCCGCGGGTGAATATCCTCCAGCCCGGTCCCGGCGTGGGCGGCCATTGCATCAGCGTCGATCCGTGGTTTTTGGTCGAAGCGGCGCCGGAACAAACCCCGCTCATCCGAACGGCGCGCGAAGTGAACGATTCTCAGCCGGCCTTCGTCGTCGACTACCTTGAGCAGGCCGTCGGAGGACTCTCCGGATGCAAGGTCGCCGTATTGGGCTTGACCTACAAACCGGACGTTGACGACGTCCGGGAAAGCCCGTCGCTTGAGGTTGTCCGCCTGCTCGACCGCCGCGGAGGGCGGGTTTCGGTTTACGATCCTCTGGCGCCTTCCGTCCCGCTATCCGGCGAACGTGCGCGCAGCGCTGCGGAGGCCGCGGACCAGGCGGACGCCCTGCTCCTGCTGGTGGCCCACCGGGAGCTGCGGCACCTCGCGCCGGAAGAACTGCGGGGACGGATTAAGCGGCGGCTGGCGGTCGACTGCCAGCACGCCTGGGACCGGACGCGGTGGGAAACGGCCGGCTTCGATTTCCGCGCCCTCGGCGACGGACACCGCCAGCCCAAGGTTCCATGACCCGCCGCAAGGTCTTGTGCATCGTCGGCACGCGGCCGGAGGCGATTAAGATGGCGCCGGTCATCCGCGAGCTGGCCCGGCGCGGGGAAGAATTCCAGCCGCGGGTCTGCGCCACCGCCCAGCACCGCGAGATGCTGGACCAAGTCCTGCGCCTGTTCGACATCCGCCCCGACCACGACCTCAACCTGATGCGGGAAAACCAAACCCTGGCGCAAATCACCGCCGCGGTGTTCGCCGGCCTGGATCCGGTTGTCCGCCAGGAATCGCCGGAATGGATCCTCGTCCAGGGCGACACCACAACCGTGCTCGCGGCGGGCTTGATCGCCTTCTACCACCACATCCGCCTGGGGCACGTGGAAGCGGGTTTGCGCAGCGGCCGGAAATACCAGCCGTTCCCCGAGGAAATCAACCGGCGGGTGGTGGGGGTTGTGGCGGACGCGCACTTCGCCCCGACCGAACAAGCCAAACAGAACCTTCTGCGGGAGGGAGTGCCGGAGGAGTCGATCTATGTCACCGGAAATCCCGTCATCGACGCCCTGCATTTCGTCGCCGACAAGCCTTTCGATATCGCCCGGAGTCAGCTGGCCGGCCTTCCGGCGCAAAAGCGCTGGGTCTTGGTCACCGCCCACCGCCGGGAAAATTTCGGCGCGGCGCTGGAGCGGATTTGCGAAGCGCTGCGGGAACTGTCCCAGCGGTACGCCGGGGCGGTGCATTGGATTTATCCGGTGCATATGAATCCGAACGTCGCCGGTCCCGTCCGGAGGATGCTCGGCCGGAACGAGGACGTATCCCTGCTGCCTCCGCTGGACTACCTGCCGCTGATCCACCTGCTCAAGCGCTGCGAACTGGTGTTGACCGATTCCGGCGGATTGCAGGAGGAGGCGCCGGGATTGGGGAAACCGGTCCTGGTGTTCCGCGAAGTCACCGAGCGGCCGGAGGGAATCCGCGCCGGAACGGTCCGCCTGGTGGGATCGGACACCGCGCGGATCGTAGAGGAGACGTCGAGACTGCTCGACGACCGAACGGAGTATGACCGCATGGCGAAAGCCGTTCAACCGTACGGCGACGGCCGCGCTGCCCGGCGGATCGCCGACATCTTGGAGGAAACCGCATGAAGCTCAATCCGAAGATCCTGATACTCGCCGGCGCCGCGCTGGCCTGTACGTTGGCGTTGGCCGCTTCGCAGGGGGCGGCCTCGGGGGGCGATCCATGGTGGTACGCGGAGGTTTTCTGGCCGAACTTCCTGGTGTTTCTCATCCCCATGCTGCTGGCCTTCGGATTGATCGAGGTCGCCACCCGCTATTGGCTCCCCGGCGGCGGGGGGGAGTTCGCCCGCCGGTGCACCTGGGGCGCGTTCGCCGCTCGGCTGGCGTTCCTTATCGTCGCGCCGATTTTGATGCTGATGTGGGGTTATGAATCCAACCGGAACCTCAAAGGGTTGGTCCAATTGGACGCCATCAACGCCACCGATACCGCCTGGCATGCGGCCGCTTCCGGCGGGTCCGTCTTGGAAGCCTGGGGGCGCGGTCCGGGAGACAATACCGGGGGCATCACCGTCCTCGGCGTTGCGCTGTTCCGCATGCTGAGCCCCGATCTGGAGCGGACTCTTCTGCTCGGATTGGTCGCCTGCGCCGTCACTTCGCTGACCGTAATCGCCGTGTACCGGCTGGCTTCGGGTTTGTTCTCGCCCCGGGTGGCAGGGGCCGCCGCACTGGCGGCGGCGGTTTTCCCCGAAGCCGTGATGATCGGCGCATCGCATCAGCAGATGGGATACATCACCCTGATTTTCAGCACGGCGCTGTTGGCGATCGCCGGGCTGATCCGGAGCCGGGGGCCGGTTTCGGAGGCAGGGGGCCTGCCGGAGCGGAAAGCCGCGGCCGTGCTCCTGGTCCTTTCGGCGGTGCTGGGCTTCGTCGTCTCCCAGCAGTTCGCCGTCCTTGGAGTCATATGCGGGGCGGTGTTTGCCATATGGCTTTCGGATCCGCGCAGGCGGATCGGGCGGATCCTCTGGATCGGCGCCGGAGTGGTGATCGCGGTTTTGATCGTGCTCCGTGTGCTGGCCGCAGCGGACATCATTTCGAGCGATTGGGATTATCTCTTTGGACAATATCGATACCTGTACGGAATGGCTTGGAGTGAATTCGAGAAGATGGTCGACGCCGGCGGCGGCGATTTCTTCCAGACCGTCCTCGCCGGAATGGAGAAGGGGCCGGCGTTCGCTCTGGCGGGGATTTACGGATTGGTCCGGCCGGCCCTTCCGGCCGCGATCGGCTACCGCAATCCGGCGGCGCAGGGCGGTTTTTTCTGGCAGTTGCTGAACCTCTACCGCAGCTTGGGCTGGTACCTGATCCTGCCGGTCCTGCTCTACGGAACACTGAAAGCCGTCCGCGGGATCCTGAAGCGGAATCCGGAATTCATCCTGGCGGCGCTGTTTTGGTTCGTCGCGCTGGTCGGGTCCTACCGGGCGTTCGGCGACGAATGGGACAATCCGCGCTACCGTTTGTTTGCCCTCGCGCCGATGGCCCTGCTTTCCGCCTGGGCTTGGACGGCCCAGCGCGAATCGCGCGATCCTTGGTTTCTGAGAATCGTGATCCCCTTCGCCACCGCGACGGCCGCTCTGACGGTTTGGTACATCCTCCGGGATTACGCCAATCTGGATTTCCCGGCGGTGCCGTCGATCCTCGTGATCGGCGCGATCACCGCGGCCGCCTTCGTGGTTTCGCTGTTTGTGGTCCGGCCGAAGAAGACCGGTCCGTCCGGTTAGCCCGATGCGCGTCTGCCTGACCCCGCGGGTCGGGGGAGGCGGGCCGGCGTCGTTTCAAGGCCGCCTGCGGGAGGAGTTCCGGCGCCGGGGGGTGGAAACGACGTTCGACCCGCGCGAGCGCCCCCTGGATGCGGTGCTGGTGTTCGCCGGGACGAAGGACCTGCTGGCTTTGGCGCGGTGCGCCCGCGACGGAATCCCGATCGTCCAGCGGTTGAACGGAATCAATTGGCTGCATCGAATTCTTCCGCGCCCGCCGCTGCACCGCCTGCGCGCCGAACTGCTCAACCTCCAATTGCGCCTGATCCGGTCGCGCTACGCCGGGCGGATCGTCTACCAAAGCGAGTTCGCGCGTTGCCTGTGGGAAGGACGCTTCGGTCCGGCGCTGGCGCCGGCGCGCGTGATCCACAATGGAATTCCGCTGGAGGAGTATCCCCCGCGGCGGGAAAGCCACGACGGGACCCTGCTGGTGGCGGAAGCCAACCTGGATTTCCACAAACCGGCGCGGGAAATACTGCGCGAGGTCCAGCGGTCGATGATCCACAGCGGGATGCTCAGCCGGCTGAGCATCTTCACGCGCATCGCACCGGCCTGGAGGCGCGAATGGGCCGTCTTCGATCCGCGGCCCGAAACTCCCGGAATGCGGCCGCGGGCGGAGGTGATGGTGCGGCAGAAGCGGGCGGCCTTGTTCCTCACGATGGATCTCAATCCCTCCTGTCCGAACGCCGTCATCGAAGCCCTCGCGGCCGGCCTGCCGGTGATCGGCTTCGAGACCGGCAGCGTGGGCGAGCTGGTGGGGACGGGGGGCGAAACGGCCGTCTACGAAGGAGACCCGTGGAAACTGGAGGTCCCGCGCAATTTGGAGGCGCTGGCCGCCGCCGGGCGGCGCGTGCTGGAGGCGTGGGGCGAATACTCGCGCCGGGCGCGCTCACAGGCCGAGCGGAAATTCGACATCCGCCGGATCGCCCTGGCGTATTTGGAGGCGCTGGCCGGATAACCGATGACGGTCCGACTGCCGGAGAGGGTGGGAATCCAACAGCGCGTGCTGCCCGTCTACCGGGCCGCGTTTTTCGATTCGCTGGCGCGGGCTCTGCCGGGAAGGCTGTCCGTCTTCGCCGGATTCCCCGGGCCGCGCGAGGGAATTCCGCAGGCGCAGGAGCTGAGGTCGGCGGTTTGGGTCCGGGCCGGGAACCGTCCGCTCGGGGCGGGCAGGTTTTCCATGCTCTGGCAGTCCGGCTGGCGGGATTGGCTCGCCGCGGAGGATCCGCAGGCCGTCGTGCTCGAGGCCAACCCGCGCTATCTTTCAAATTATTGCATCCTGCGCCGGATGCGCACGCGGAAGCGGCCGGTGATCGGCTGGAGTCTCGGCCCGGCGCGGGCGGCGGGAATCCCTCCGGCCTGGATGCGCGCCTTTTACGGAGGGTTTTCCGCGATCGTCGTCTACAGCGGCGGCGGGGCGCAGGCTTTCCGGGATTTGGGAATCGACGGCGGAAAAATTTTCACCGCGCCCAACGCGGTCGAATCCAAAACCGCGGAGGAGCTGTTGGGGCGGTCCGATTCCCGCGCGGCGGCCAGGTCCGAACTGCAATTGGACGATCGGCCGGTGATTCTGTTCGTCGGCAGGCTGCAGCCGAGGAAGCGGGTGGATTCGCTTCTGCGGGCCTGCGCCCGCGAAGGCGGCGGCTGCCAATTGTTGATCGTGGGCGACGGAGAGGACCGGGCGCGTTTGGAGCGGACTGCGGCGCGGACC is part of the Anaerolineales bacterium genome and harbors:
- a CDS encoding nucleotide sugar dehydrogenase, coding for MYVKFSKICVLGLGYIGLPTAGTFATCGVKVVGVDVNPAVVETLQNGGLHIQEPGLRTIVQAAFQSGNLVIQPQPSEADAFIIAVPTPIHEDKTADLSCVASAAESIRPHLRRGNLVVLESTSPPRTTQDVVRPILEKTGLAAGRDFLLAYSPERVLPGQILRELIENARVIGGIDRGSAEAGRDLYALFVRGEIILTDAATAETVKLMENTFRDVNIALANEFLRLAERSGVDVWEAIAAANRHPRVNILQPGPGVGGHCISVDPWFLVEAAPEQTPLIRTAREVNDSQPAFVVDYLEQAVGGLSGCKVAVLGLTYKPDVDDVRESPSLEVVRLLDRRGGRVSVYDPLAPSVPLSGERARSAAEAADQADALLLLVAHRELRHLAPEELRGRIKRRLAVDCQHAWDRTRWETAGFDFRALGDGHRQPKVP
- the wecB gene encoding UDP-N-acetylglucosamine 2-epimerase (non-hydrolyzing) produces the protein MTRRKVLCIVGTRPEAIKMAPVIRELARRGEEFQPRVCATAQHREMLDQVLRLFDIRPDHDLNLMRENQTLAQITAAVFAGLDPVVRQESPEWILVQGDTTTVLAAGLIAFYHHIRLGHVEAGLRSGRKYQPFPEEINRRVVGVVADAHFAPTEQAKQNLLREGVPEESIYVTGNPVIDALHFVADKPFDIARSQLAGLPAQKRWVLVTAHRRENFGAALERICEALRELSQRYAGAVHWIYPVHMNPNVAGPVRRMLGRNEDVSLLPPLDYLPLIHLLKRCELVLTDSGGLQEEAPGLGKPVLVFREVTERPEGIRAGTVRLVGSDTARIVEETSRLLDDRTEYDRMAKAVQPYGDGRAARRIADILEETA
- a CDS encoding glycosyltransferase family 4 protein, translating into MRVCLTPRVGGGGPASFQGRLREEFRRRGVETTFDPRERPLDAVLVFAGTKDLLALARCARDGIPIVQRLNGINWLHRILPRPPLHRLRAELLNLQLRLIRSRYAGRIVYQSEFARCLWEGRFGPALAPARVIHNGIPLEEYPPRRESHDGTLLVAEANLDFHKPAREILREVQRSMIHSGMLSRLSIFTRIAPAWRREWAVFDPRPETPGMRPRAEVMVRQKRAALFLTMDLNPSCPNAVIEALAAGLPVIGFETGSVGELVGTGGETAVYEGDPWKLEVPRNLEALAAAGRRVLEAWGEYSRRARSQAERKFDIRRIALAYLEALAG
- a CDS encoding glycosyltransferase; protein product: MTVRLPERVGIQQRVLPVYRAAFFDSLARALPGRLSVFAGFPGPREGIPQAQELRSAVWVRAGNRPLGAGRFSMLWQSGWRDWLAAEDPQAVVLEANPRYLSNYCILRRMRTRKRPVIGWSLGPARAAGIPPAWMRAFYGGFSAIVVYSGGGAQAFRDLGIDGGKIFTAPNAVESKTAEELLGRSDSRAAARSELQLDDRPVILFVGRLQPRKRVDSLLRACAREGGGCQLLIVGDGEDRARLERTAARTFPAARFTGDLRGEALGKCFLAADLFVLPGTGGLALQEAMLYGKAVAAAEADGSQKDLIREGGNGWLLPPGDEDALWRMIHEALRDPVRLAEMGEASRRRIRGAATMEKMVEGFLEALRFACRPKERRI